The following proteins come from a genomic window of Heyndrickxia acidicola:
- a CDS encoding sugar phosphate isomerase/epimerase family protein, with translation MNILGFSTGMYGWNERYWLDYKKEASWEDIFRDCAEAGVDAVELDPSPNLVKLAKSFGLSVSSAYVGLQLHEAALDVEKDIMPVARRLSEAGGKDLVVNADPKGGWGVSLPKTEDEFKRQGDHLSQIAIAAGTLGLKVSMHNHADDKHNAEGDLRSVIEYSSPEVGLCIDTGWAYVAGYDPIEWIQKYPDRLHTFHLRNQKGRIPTEDLIDGEINMRKLIHVLKDIRYKGWLTLELWHREDNHPQRTMVEDTRISIDYLKQMIQEIE, from the coding sequence ATGAATATTCTAGGATTCTCCACAGGAATGTACGGCTGGAATGAGAGATATTGGCTCGACTACAAAAAAGAAGCCTCGTGGGAGGACATATTTCGTGATTGTGCAGAGGCAGGGGTGGATGCAGTAGAACTAGATCCATCTCCCAACCTGGTGAAACTGGCAAAATCTTTCGGATTATCTGTTTCCAGTGCATATGTGGGGCTTCAGCTTCATGAAGCGGCACTTGATGTAGAAAAAGACATTATGCCGGTAGCAAGAAGATTGTCAGAGGCCGGAGGTAAAGATCTGGTGGTGAATGCCGATCCGAAGGGAGGCTGGGGTGTCTCTCTTCCCAAAACGGAAGATGAGTTTAAACGTCAAGGAGATCATTTATCCCAAATTGCTATCGCTGCAGGAACGCTCGGTTTGAAAGTAAGTATGCATAACCATGCCGATGATAAGCACAATGCAGAAGGGGATCTTCGCTCTGTGATTGAATACTCCAGTCCCGAAGTCGGGCTCTGTATCGACACGGGATGGGCATACGTTGCGGGATACGATCCGATTGAGTGGATACAGAAATATCCAGATAGACTACACACGTTTCATTTAAGAAACCAAAAGGGCCGAATCCCAACAGAAGACCTGATTGATGGGGAAATTAACATGCGAAAACTCATCCACGTGTTGAAGGATATCAGATATAAAGGGTGGCTTACTCTTGAGTTGTGGCATCGAGAGGATAATCATCCGCAACGGACGATGGTGGAAGATACCAGGATATCGATTGATTATCTTAAACAAATGATACAGGAAATCGAATAG
- a CDS encoding ROK family protein, whose amino-acid sequence MGDKVIGVDIGGTNIRVGLIDIHTFQVLKKDTALAFEFKTVSAFFKGIKNMIERVDAQKEAGKIGMALPIPWKDDMIKISDSTNLPLLEGMLFSDIKAFFPEYEVYFENDVNVIALLEAKHGASRGYEHSIYITVSTGIGSGMIFNQSIFRGTHGYAGEIGSMIISDENKNHLLLYNGTLESLCSGNSLNEESAKLYGEGATAKHLFEQYKSGDAGAVHVMEAWIDHFSSAIASLMQTIDPEIFVFGGSVIYHNQWLINEIIKSTENKVFEQLKDKVKIVLSKYGPDAGMIGAGYIAVNNTDEGER is encoded by the coding sequence ATGGGAGACAAAGTAATAGGGGTTGATATTGGTGGAACGAACATTAGAGTAGGTTTAATTGATATTCATACATTTCAGGTGCTTAAAAAAGACACAGCGCTAGCATTTGAATTCAAAACTGTAAGTGCTTTCTTCAAAGGGATCAAGAATATGATTGAAAGAGTGGATGCCCAAAAGGAAGCTGGGAAAATTGGAATGGCACTGCCGATACCATGGAAAGATGACATGATCAAAATTTCGGATTCTACTAATCTTCCATTATTAGAAGGTATGCTTTTCAGCGATATTAAAGCGTTTTTTCCGGAATATGAAGTGTATTTCGAGAATGATGTGAATGTCATTGCCTTATTAGAAGCAAAGCATGGAGCCTCCAGGGGATATGAACATTCCATTTACATCACTGTTAGTACTGGAATTGGAAGCGGAATGATTTTCAACCAATCCATTTTCCGGGGGACACATGGGTATGCAGGGGAAATTGGAAGTATGATTATTTCCGATGAAAATAAAAATCATCTATTACTGTATAACGGAACGCTGGAATCGTTATGCAGTGGAAACTCTTTAAATGAAGAAAGTGCAAAGCTTTATGGTGAAGGTGCTACAGCAAAGCATTTGTTTGAACAATATAAAAGTGGTGATGCAGGAGCCGTTCATGTAATGGAGGCCTGGATAGACCATTTTTCAAGTGCCATTGCCTCTCTTATGCAAACCATTGATCCGGAGATATTTGTTTTTGGAGGCTCTGTCATCTACCACAATCAATGGTTAATAAATGAAATAATCAAAAGCACAGAGAATAAAGTGTTTGAACAGTTAAAGGATAAAGTGAAAATCGTGCTTTCTAAATATGGTCCAGATGCCGGAATGATTGGTGCCGGATACATAGCTGTAAACAATACGGATGAAGGAGAAAGATAA
- a CDS encoding Gfo/Idh/MocA family protein, whose amino-acid sequence MKFYIIGAGVIARSHAEAIRKLPNFDEIEMKVADPNPQALSGFVERYPDVVTFSDARTMLAEEAKKDDIVVICTPPFTHYELSRMALESGRHVLCEKPLAMNRQEADDLLECARRKNRLLGCCSDRFIGLPKTEEIKRLVQSDAIGDIYKVTFTYRGQRSRAGVEYQPESRWFLDRSKSGGGVVMDWGPYDFAILNDVFKPSSIDIAAAWVSKPQTQADPVNTTYDVEGHAGAMMKYHLDGKTIWVHYERASCTHGKPYHLVEIEGTRGALEWSPYFESDKVICRTDKDGEVVINEKDINNKSDIGVMDHPIYYFYHKVKGEPSPALINEQTVFNFSCLQALYECADTGMLQTVTVGGIQSNPVMK is encoded by the coding sequence ATGAAATTTTATATAATTGGCGCGGGAGTGATTGCGAGATCGCACGCAGAAGCTATCCGTAAACTTCCAAATTTTGATGAAATAGAAATGAAGGTCGCGGATCCTAACCCACAGGCATTAAGTGGGTTTGTGGAACGTTACCCTGATGTAGTTACATTTTCAGATGCAAGAACAATGCTTGCGGAAGAAGCGAAAAAAGACGATATTGTTGTCATCTGCACGCCTCCTTTTACACATTATGAGCTGTCCCGAATGGCTCTGGAATCCGGGAGGCATGTATTATGTGAAAAACCACTAGCCATGAATCGTCAGGAGGCTGATGACCTGCTTGAATGTGCCAGAAGAAAGAATCGTCTGCTGGGATGCTGCAGTGATAGATTCATAGGCCTGCCCAAAACAGAAGAAATCAAGCGGCTGGTTCAATCTGATGCAATAGGAGACATATATAAAGTGACATTTACTTACCGTGGGCAAAGATCTAGAGCTGGAGTGGAGTACCAACCAGAAAGCAGATGGTTTTTGGATCGTTCCAAGAGTGGCGGCGGGGTTGTCATGGATTGGGGACCTTATGATTTTGCGATATTGAATGACGTTTTTAAACCTTCGTCCATTGATATAGCAGCAGCATGGGTAAGCAAACCTCAAACACAAGCCGATCCTGTGAATACGACATACGACGTAGAAGGCCATGCAGGAGCGATGATGAAATATCATCTTGATGGCAAGACGATATGGGTACACTACGAGCGTGCATCCTGTACACACGGCAAACCATATCATCTGGTTGAAATAGAAGGAACACGTGGAGCCCTTGAATGGTCGCCTTATTTCGAGTCTGACAAGGTCATCTGCAGAACAGATAAAGATGGCGAAGTTGTTATAAATGAGAAGGATATTAATAATAAAAGTGACATCGGTGTAATGGATCACCCAATCTATTATTTCTATCACAAAGTAAAGGGAGAACCATCACCTGCATTGATTAATGAGCAAACGGTCTTTAATTTTTCGTGCTTGCAGGCTCTGTACGAGTGTGCGGATACTGGAATGTTACAGACAGTGACTGTTGGCGGGATCCAATCGAACCCAGTAATGAAATGA
- a CDS encoding 6-phosphogluconolactonase: MLKIFENEEAVAIEIAKEMQEQLRNQPNPVFCLASGSTPQKSYFQFVKNMENSSDRKKLKVVSLDEWIGIDRNSTGSCYQMLNEDLFSPLKLDESQIVFFNGTAEDMKRECERMDGFIRNNPITFSLMGVGMNGHIGLNEPGSPVLDYSSVIPLSETTKEVAQKYFDEPTTLSDGITLGLDQIKNSSRVVVAITGERKAEIVKQIFHHPDTHLPAQELLGYDHIDFYLDMAAARYLNK, translated from the coding sequence ATGTTGAAGATTTTTGAAAATGAAGAAGCAGTTGCAATAGAAATTGCAAAAGAAATGCAGGAGCAATTACGAAATCAGCCCAACCCGGTATTTTGTTTAGCTTCTGGAAGCACACCGCAGAAAAGCTATTTTCAGTTTGTGAAAAACATGGAAAATAGTTCGGATCGTAAAAAACTCAAGGTCGTAAGCCTGGATGAATGGATTGGAATCGATCGCAATTCAACCGGAAGCTGCTATCAAATGCTAAATGAAGATTTATTTTCTCCTTTAAAACTAGATGAAAGCCAAATCGTTTTTTTTAACGGAACCGCAGAAGATATGAAGCGTGAGTGTGAGAGAATGGATGGTTTCATTCGAAATAATCCCATAACCTTTAGTTTAATGGGTGTAGGGATGAATGGACATATCGGATTAAATGAACCGGGTTCACCTGTATTAGATTACAGCAGTGTTATTCCGTTATCTGAGACCACTAAGGAAGTGGCTCAAAAGTATTTCGATGAGCCTACAACCTTAAGCGATGGGATCACATTAGGATTAGATCAGATCAAAAATAGCTCAAGAGTAGTAGTTGCGATTACAGGTGAAAGAAAAGCCGAAATTGTAAAGCAAATATTTCATCATCCAGATACTCATTTACCAGCTCAAGAATTACTTGGGTACGACCATATTGACTTTTATCTGGATATGGCAGCAGCAAGATATTTGAATAAATAA
- a CDS encoding ABC transporter substrate-binding protein, with protein sequence MKRKFLIGLTVTALMSLATLSGCSSSVNGTADNSTGQKVKINFWYTWGGKEGSVMDQLIKEYNASQNKIQVVGLSQGDEQKQMTAIVGNNPPDLASQYDQDNVASWSSKGAMTPLDDFMKKDHYDTSDFLPAALKAVQYNDKTYALPIVMNTWMLYYNKDLFKKAGIANPPQTMQELKADADKLSIVDKKGNLERIGLWPEQDPTMYMFSFDGSIWDPAKKEITPDNPGFKATVQFYKDMWDKYGSSNLDRYGSGLGNYASAQNPFFTGQAAMAFDGEWLTTFVKEYAPNLNYGVVPIPYDESHPDAKNAGYINVGALYIPKGSKHPQEAWEFLKWLTSKAQMVKLATSLGNLAPRKSALNDPSFKRVPGFTEFLKYSQGPKMSMQPQVPFLNDYLAEISTEYDAILRGKTSVDSGLKAIKDKIQPLAQNTN encoded by the coding sequence ATGAAAAGAAAATTTCTCATTGGATTAACTGTAACCGCTCTCATGAGTTTAGCTACTCTTAGTGGATGTAGTTCAAGTGTTAATGGTACTGCTGATAATAGTACAGGGCAGAAAGTGAAGATCAACTTCTGGTACACTTGGGGAGGAAAAGAAGGCAGTGTCATGGATCAGTTGATCAAGGAATATAACGCGAGTCAAAATAAAATACAGGTCGTTGGTTTAAGTCAAGGCGACGAGCAAAAACAAATGACGGCAATCGTTGGGAACAACCCTCCAGATCTGGCTAGTCAATATGATCAAGACAACGTCGCTTCTTGGAGTTCCAAAGGAGCTATGACACCCCTTGATGACTTTATGAAAAAAGATCATTATGATACCAGCGATTTCTTGCCTGCAGCTCTTAAAGCTGTGCAATATAATGATAAAACCTATGCACTCCCAATTGTCATGAATACCTGGATGTTATATTACAACAAGGATCTATTTAAAAAAGCAGGGATTGCTAATCCACCGCAAACAATGCAAGAATTGAAGGCCGACGCTGATAAATTAAGCATTGTAGATAAAAAGGGGAATTTGGAACGGATAGGATTGTGGCCTGAACAGGATCCGACGATGTATATGTTTTCTTTCGACGGAAGCATATGGGATCCGGCTAAAAAAGAAATAACACCGGATAATCCTGGATTTAAAGCTACCGTACAATTTTATAAAGATATGTGGGATAAATATGGTTCCAGCAACCTTGATCGATATGGTTCCGGTCTTGGGAATTATGCTTCTGCTCAAAACCCGTTTTTCACCGGACAAGCTGCAATGGCTTTTGACGGAGAATGGTTGACAACGTTTGTTAAAGAATATGCCCCGAACCTGAATTATGGCGTTGTACCGATCCCTTATGATGAATCGCATCCAGATGCGAAAAATGCTGGGTATATCAATGTAGGTGCGCTTTATATTCCTAAAGGTTCAAAGCACCCTCAAGAGGCCTGGGAGTTCTTGAAATGGTTAACCTCTAAAGCACAAATGGTAAAACTCGCTACCTCTCTTGGTAACCTGGCACCAAGAAAGAGTGCCTTAAATGATCCATCATTTAAAAGAGTACCAGGATTTACAGAGTTCTTGAAATATTCACAAGGTCCGAAAATGAGCATGCAGCCACAAGTACCGTTTTTGAATGATTATTTAGCTGAAATCTCTACAGAGTATGATGCAATCCTGCGAGGAAAAACTTCAGTTGATAGCGGATTGAAAGCCATTAAAGACAAGATTCAACCATTAGCCCAAAATACCAATTGA
- a CDS encoding alpha-galactosidase: MKNLKVSLVGAGSISFALGALQDLVLSEKLRNQVNLEIALMDIVEENLDRTYQYANKMFTEFKHPANIWKTTDLPSALTNADFVIVAIEVNRYFYWSQDFHIPRRFGSKQIYGENGGPGSMFHTLRNLRPMLEIARTMEKVCPDAWFINYTNPEAKLVEAVSKLTSIKIVGLCHGLDMGIEQLSEFLEMDKEEIAVEGGGLNHFGFFTKIWNRNTNEDLYPLFHEKEKKANRLAHFDHMALSRTMYQIYGYYPYPGTNHCGEYVSYAEDFYAGLSLQFRYDPINEKLWEEDSRTPDFIYCASGNTLDKGLFSEVKTQEVWTEEAYVFDKDNVRISNEYAIPIIEAIYFDEEIQLNAVNLPNNGAIKGLPDDMVVETQAIVNGNGITLKPMTVDLPTAIIGTIHIQGTIHQLLIEAFLEGSKTKLLQAILLDPQAPSYYQACAMIDEMCKLQQDILPKLEWK, from the coding sequence ATGAAGAATTTAAAAGTATCTTTAGTTGGTGCTGGGAGTATATCCTTTGCGCTTGGAGCTTTGCAGGATTTGGTTTTATCTGAGAAACTTAGGAATCAAGTGAATTTAGAAATTGCCTTAATGGATATTGTTGAAGAAAATCTTGATCGAACCTATCAATATGCAAATAAAATGTTTACGGAGTTTAAGCATCCTGCGAATATATGGAAAACGACAGATTTACCATCTGCACTGACAAATGCTGATTTTGTTATTGTAGCCATTGAAGTAAATAGATATTTTTACTGGTCACAGGATTTCCATATTCCACGACGATTTGGAAGCAAGCAAATCTATGGTGAGAATGGCGGCCCGGGGTCCATGTTCCACACATTAAGAAACTTAAGGCCAATGCTTGAGATTGCTCGAACAATGGAAAAGGTTTGTCCAGATGCATGGTTTATTAACTATACCAATCCAGAGGCAAAACTGGTTGAGGCTGTATCAAAGTTAACCTCCATTAAAATTGTCGGTTTATGCCATGGGCTGGATATGGGAATCGAACAATTATCTGAATTTTTAGAGATGGACAAAGAAGAAATTGCCGTTGAAGGTGGAGGATTGAATCATTTCGGATTCTTCACGAAGATCTGGAATCGAAATACAAATGAAGACTTATATCCACTGTTCCATGAAAAAGAAAAGAAAGCTAATCGTTTAGCTCATTTTGATCACATGGCACTATCAAGGACAATGTATCAAATATATGGGTATTATCCATATCCAGGCACGAATCACTGTGGAGAGTATGTCAGCTATGCTGAAGACTTTTATGCAGGATTGTCATTACAGTTTAGATATGATCCAATCAATGAGAAGCTTTGGGAAGAGGATTCTAGAACACCTGATTTTATTTATTGTGCAAGCGGTAACACCCTGGATAAAGGTCTGTTCTCTGAAGTCAAAACTCAAGAGGTGTGGACAGAAGAAGCGTATGTTTTTGACAAAGATAATGTCAGAATCAGCAATGAATACGCCATTCCGATTATTGAAGCGATCTATTTTGATGAAGAGATTCAATTAAATGCAGTAAACCTGCCGAATAATGGAGCGATAAAAGGGCTGCCGGATGATATGGTAGTGGAAACGCAGGCCATTGTAAATGGGAATGGCATTACATTAAAGCCGATGACGGTAGACCTTCCAACAGCCATCATTGGAACCATCCATATACAAGGAACCATTCATCAATTATTAATTGAGGCATTTCTTGAAGGTTCAAAAACGAAATTGCTGCAAGCCATATTACTGGATCCTCAAGCACCGAGCTACTATCAAGCATGTGCCATGATTGATGAAATGTGTAAGCTGCAACAGGATATCCTGCCTAAACTTGAGTGGAAATAA